A region from the Halobacillus mangrovi genome encodes:
- the yajC gene encoding preprotein translocase subunit YajC, protein MDTLVGLLPIILMFVIFYFLLIRPQQKKQKKVQQMQSDLQKGDRIITIGGLHGTIHAIDEGTLVISVQDGSQLKFDRSSIREKLNQD, encoded by the coding sequence ATGGATACATTAGTAGGTTTATTGCCGATCATTCTAATGTTTGTCATTTTCTATTTCCTATTAATCCGTCCGCAGCAAAAGAAACAGAAGAAAGTCCAGCAAATGCAGTCGGATCTACAAAAAGGCGATAGAATCATTACAATCGGAGGACTACATGGTACGATTCATGCTATAGATGAGGGTACTCTTGTGATTTCTGTACAAGATGGATCACAGCTGAAATTTGACCGTTCTTCTATTCGCGAAAAGTTAAATCAAGACTAA
- the tgt gene encoding tRNA guanosine(34) transglycosylase Tgt, whose translation MAITYELIKTCKQTGARLGKVHTPHGSFETPMFMPVGTLATVKTMSPEELERMGAQIILSNTYHLWLRPGEDIVEEAGGLHSFMNWNGSILTDSGGFQVFSLSDLRQIEEEGVHFRNHISGEKLFLSPEKAMQIQNSLGADIMMAFDECPPYPAEHDYMKKSVERTSRWAERCLEGHKRPHDQGLFGIIQGGEYEDLRRQSARDLTSLDFPGYAVGGLSVGEPKDVMNKVLDFTTPLLPTDKPRYLMGVGSPDSLIDGSLRGIDMFDCVLPTRIARNGTCMTSNGRLVVRNAKFARDFRPIDENCDCHTCRNYSRAYIRHLVKANETFGFRLTTYHNLYFLLKLMRQVREAIREDRLGDFREEFFEQYGFNKPNAKNF comes from the coding sequence ATGGCAATCACATACGAGTTAATTAAAACATGTAAACAGACAGGGGCTCGTCTCGGCAAAGTTCATACCCCACATGGATCATTTGAAACTCCCATGTTTATGCCGGTAGGTACGCTAGCCACCGTCAAAACGATGAGTCCTGAAGAGTTAGAGCGGATGGGAGCCCAAATCATTCTCTCGAATACGTACCATTTATGGCTACGACCTGGGGAAGACATCGTGGAAGAAGCAGGTGGTCTTCACTCCTTTATGAATTGGAATGGGTCAATTCTCACTGATTCCGGCGGTTTCCAAGTCTTCAGTCTTAGTGATTTAAGACAAATCGAGGAGGAAGGGGTGCATTTTCGTAACCATATTAGCGGTGAAAAGCTATTTCTTTCACCGGAAAAAGCCATGCAGATCCAGAACTCCCTAGGAGCAGATATTATGATGGCTTTCGACGAATGCCCTCCGTATCCAGCTGAGCATGACTATATGAAAAAATCGGTCGAACGGACAAGCCGTTGGGCTGAAAGATGTTTGGAAGGACATAAGCGACCACATGACCAAGGATTGTTTGGAATCATTCAGGGAGGCGAATATGAGGATCTTCGCCGTCAAAGTGCAAGAGATTTAACTTCCCTGGACTTTCCTGGCTATGCAGTTGGTGGCTTGTCTGTAGGTGAACCAAAAGACGTCATGAATAAAGTTTTGGATTTCACGACTCCTTTGCTTCCGACAGATAAACCGCGTTACTTGATGGGAGTAGGTTCCCCTGACTCACTTATTGATGGAAGTCTAAGAGGAATCGATATGTTTGACTGTGTGCTGCCAACCCGTATAGCACGGAACGGAACGTGTATGACCTCAAATGGAAGACTGGTTGTTCGCAATGCTAAATTCGCACGAGATTTCCGACCAATCGATGAGAATTGCGATTGTCACACATGTCGAAATTATAGCCGCGCCTATATCCGTCATCTGGTCAAAGCAAACGAGACGTTTGGGTTTAGACTTACGACTTATCATAATCTTTATTTTCTGTTAAAATTAATGAGGCAAGTTCGTGAAGCCATTCGAGAAGATCGACTCGGTGACTTTAGAGAAGAATTCTTTGAACAGTATGGTTTCAACAAACCAAACGCAAAGAACTTTTAG
- the queA gene encoding tRNA preQ1(34) S-adenosylmethionine ribosyltransferase-isomerase QueA: MDIKQYDFDLPEELIAQVPLQDRSSSRLMVLDRAQETIEHHYFSDISQFIQPGDCLVLNDTRVLPARLYGAKEGTGGKVEVLLLHQSEGDEWEVLVKPAKKVKAGTKITFGNGQLVAECTEIQEHGGRKVRFSYEGIFLEVLESLGEMPLPPYIKEQLPDRERYQTVYAKEEGSAAAPTAGLHFTTELLQSLEEKGVEIAYLTLHVGLGTFRPVSVDQIEEHDMHAEFYQLSEETAEQLNRVKENGGKIISVGTTSTRTLETVIRDYGTFTAASGWTDIFIYPPQKLKAIDGLITNFHLPKSTLIMLVSAFAGRDFILEAYNRAVQERYRFFSFGDAMLIL; encoded by the coding sequence ATGGATATTAAGCAGTACGATTTTGATTTGCCTGAGGAATTAATTGCACAGGTTCCCTTACAAGACCGCTCATCTTCTAGATTGATGGTTTTGGACCGTGCACAAGAAACAATTGAACATCACTATTTTTCAGATATTAGTCAATTCATTCAACCTGGCGATTGTTTAGTATTAAACGATACAAGGGTGTTGCCAGCCCGCCTTTATGGGGCTAAAGAAGGTACGGGTGGAAAAGTAGAAGTACTTCTTCTTCATCAGTCAGAAGGTGATGAATGGGAGGTGCTTGTGAAGCCTGCTAAGAAAGTGAAAGCTGGTACGAAAATCACCTTTGGTAATGGACAGCTTGTGGCTGAATGTACAGAAATTCAAGAACATGGGGGCCGTAAAGTCCGCTTTTCATATGAAGGAATTTTTCTAGAAGTGCTTGAGTCGCTTGGAGAAATGCCTCTGCCTCCATACATTAAAGAACAACTGCCAGACAGAGAACGTTACCAGACGGTCTATGCGAAGGAAGAAGGTTCAGCAGCAGCCCCTACGGCAGGGCTTCACTTTACAACTGAGTTACTTCAGTCGCTTGAAGAAAAAGGAGTGGAGATTGCTTATTTAACTCTTCATGTAGGTTTAGGGACTTTCCGTCCAGTCAGTGTGGATCAAATTGAAGAACATGACATGCATGCGGAATTCTATCAGCTTTCTGAAGAAACGGCTGAGCAATTGAATCGTGTTAAGGAAAATGGGGGGAAGATCATATCAGTCGGTACGACCTCTACTCGAACCCTTGAAACAGTTATTAGAGATTATGGCACATTTACAGCTGCCAGCGGGTGGACGGATATTTTCATTTACCCACCACAAAAATTAAAAGCAATTGACGGTTTGATTACTAATTTCCACCTACCGAAATCGACGCTAATCATGCTTGTCAGTGCATTTGCTGGCCGTGATTTCATATTAGAAGCATACAACCGCGCTGTTCAAGAGAGGTATCGGTTCTTCAGTTTCGGAGATGCTATGCTAATTTTATGA